In a single window of the Pontibacter russatus genome:
- a CDS encoding twin-arginine translocation signal domain-containing protein, which translates to MKKTGDNSRRDFLKKSGATLAVGALFPTIWVKKSYASTKDVVLGHNAHRYRVVEGWGVLDAGKNPVNDCHEMVEDTKGRLLLLTNETRNNVLIYDKSGKLLESWGTTYPGGHGLTLSQEGGEEFLYITDTDRNQVIKTDLKGKELYKFDYPKETGEYSHSGEFKPTETAVNPANGDIYVADGYGLNFVTQYNHKGEYIRHFGGKGDTDGTFDCCHGVLVDTRDRKNPTLLITDRSHMRLKRFTLDGKYLATIPVPGSFICRPVLKGNHIYAAVYRSTSQDYPNSGYITVLDEKDKVVSTPGGTEPIYTKGTLQEQRKDRSFLGFMHPHDVCVDADENIYVPQWASKKTYPLKLERV; encoded by the coding sequence ATGAAAAAGACAGGAGACAACAGCAGGCGCGACTTTCTGAAAAAATCCGGGGCCACGCTGGCTGTCGGGGCGCTGTTCCCCACCATCTGGGTAAAGAAAAGTTACGCTTCCACGAAGGACGTTGTGCTGGGCCATAACGCGCACCGCTACCGGGTAGTGGAGGGGTGGGGCGTGCTGGACGCGGGCAAAAACCCCGTGAACGATTGCCACGAAATGGTGGAAGACACCAAAGGCCGCCTGCTGCTGCTCACCAACGAGACGCGCAACAACGTGCTTATATATGACAAGTCCGGGAAACTGCTCGAGTCCTGGGGCACCACGTACCCCGGCGGCCACGGCCTGACGTTAAGCCAGGAGGGCGGCGAGGAGTTTTTATATATAACCGACACAGACAGGAACCAGGTGATCAAAACCGACCTGAAAGGAAAGGAACTATATAAGTTCGACTACCCGAAAGAGACGGGAGAGTACAGCCATTCCGGTGAATTCAAACCCACGGAAACAGCGGTGAACCCGGCGAACGGAGACATCTACGTGGCGGACGGCTATGGCCTGAACTTCGTCACGCAGTACAACCACAAGGGCGAGTACATCCGGCACTTCGGCGGTAAAGGCGACACGGACGGCACCTTCGACTGCTGCCACGGCGTGCTGGTGGACACGCGCGACAGGAAGAACCCCACGCTGCTCATCACCGACCGCTCCCATATGCGCCTGAAGCGCTTTACACTGGACGGGAAATACCTGGCTACCATCCCGGTGCCGGGCTCTTTCATATGCCGCCCCGTGCTGAAGGGAAACCATATCTACGCGGCTGTCTACCGGAGCACCTCCCAGGACTACCCGAACTCCGGCTATATCACGGTGCTGGACGAGAAGGACAAGGTGGTTTCCACGCCGGGCGGAACGGAGCCCATATATACAAAAGGAACGCTGCAGGAGCAGCGGAAAGACCGCTCTTTCCTGGGCTTCATGCACCCGCACGACGTGTGCGTGGACGCTGATGAAAACATATATGTGCCCCAGTGGGCGTCCAAGAAAACGTACCCGCTAAAATTAGAGAGAGTCTGA
- a CDS encoding DUF1501 domain-containing protein: protein MHSKWNRREFLKTASSATLGALAAGAPMAGLLSSCSTDKNKQLLESDAVKSQIADSRADTVILLWMAGGMAHTDTFDPKRYTPFETGLDANRVLSTFKSVPTVLDDVYLSEGLESIGKVLDKGTLIRSYVAADLGFILHSRHQYHWHTCYEPPQSVAAPHIGAWIAKERGPNNPVIPAFIDIGQRLTLGEGEELKAFHTSGFLGNEFGPFMIPDPTTGLESVKPPVGMSYKRFERRNQLYNDLISNSAFGEFGSGYQKESLKRSMEQSYMLLNSPEAKAFDLSTEPKESYDIYNTGKFGLGCLLARRLTEKGARFISVTTEYEPFKGWDTHENGYTRLKEMKKQIDAPVAQLVKDLDRTGHLDRTLIILASEFSRDMMVEGRPGEKVKEQVDQPDIINDIKHYGMHRHFTDGCSILMFGGGIKKGNVYGKTADERPCKTIEKPIVIDQVHQTIYHALGIAPDAHAIVEKRPFYTTPDGVAKPVMELFA from the coding sequence ATGCATTCAAAATGGAACAGGAGAGAATTTCTCAAAACAGCCAGTTCGGCCACGCTGGGGGCCCTCGCAGCCGGCGCCCCCATGGCAGGGCTTTTGTCTTCCTGCAGTACCGATAAAAACAAGCAGCTCCTGGAGTCTGACGCCGTCAAATCCCAGATTGCCGACTCCCGGGCCGATACGGTTATCCTGCTCTGGATGGCCGGCGGCATGGCCCACACCGACACCTTCGACCCGAAGCGCTACACACCTTTCGAGACGGGGCTCGACGCAAACCGCGTGCTCAGCACCTTCAAGTCGGTGCCTACCGTGTTGGATGATGTCTACCTGTCGGAGGGGCTGGAGTCTATCGGCAAGGTGCTCGACAAAGGCACGCTGATACGGTCTTACGTGGCGGCCGACCTGGGCTTCATCCTGCATTCGCGGCACCAGTACCACTGGCATACCTGCTACGAGCCACCGCAGTCTGTTGCCGCCCCCCATATAGGCGCCTGGATAGCCAAAGAACGAGGGCCCAACAACCCGGTTATTCCCGCTTTCATAGATATAGGCCAGCGGCTCACCTTGGGCGAGGGGGAAGAGCTGAAAGCCTTCCACACCTCCGGTTTCCTGGGCAACGAGTTCGGCCCTTTCATGATACCCGACCCTACCACCGGGTTGGAAAGCGTGAAGCCTCCGGTGGGCATGTCCTACAAAAGGTTTGAAAGGCGCAACCAGCTCTACAACGACCTTATCAGCAACAGTGCGTTCGGGGAGTTCGGCAGCGGCTACCAGAAAGAGTCCCTGAAGAGGTCGATGGAGCAGTCCTATATGCTGCTAAACTCACCGGAGGCAAAGGCGTTCGATCTCAGCACCGAGCCCAAAGAGAGCTACGACATCTATAACACCGGCAAGTTTGGCCTGGGCTGCCTGCTTGCCCGCCGCCTCACAGAGAAAGGAGCCCGGTTCATCAGCGTTACCACAGAGTATGAGCCCTTTAAGGGCTGGGACACGCACGAGAACGGCTATACCCGGCTGAAGGAAATGAAAAAGCAGATAGACGCCCCGGTGGCGCAGCTGGTAAAAGACCTGGACAGAACAGGGCACCTGGACAGGACCTTGATTATCCTGGCCAGTGAGTTCAGCAGGGACATGATGGTGGAGGGCCGCCCCGGCGAGAAAGTAAAAGAGCAGGTAGACCAGCCCGATATCATCAACGACATCAAACACTACGGCATGCACCGCCATTTCACCGACGGCTGCTCCATTCTGATGTTCGGGGGCGGAATAAAAAAGGGAAATGTGTATGGCAAAACGGCGGACGAAAGACCCTGCAAAACCATTGAGAAACCCATCGTCATCGACCAGGTACACCAGACCATCTACCATGCGCTCGGCATTGCCCCAGACGCGCACGCCATCGTTGAAAAGCGCCCGTTCTACACCACCCCGGACGGCGTCGCAAAACCGGTTATGGAATTGTTCGCTTAA
- a CDS encoding DUF1549 domain-containing protein codes for MKGKKAAQQKIYTILTVILACNFFPFLLSSGFAEPLISDTSSDGGVFWLWKLLGRLHPLAVHLPVTLLCLAALLEVVTLRRYNSKLRPGINLLVVLGAIGAVISAVLGWMLAGQEDYGGDTLAIHRWTGVATAVLGVVAVLFLYAVEKKSRQSLVKVYRSVLIFSAIGVTAAGHYGASLTHGEVYLASVIPWSADYEGEPDMSSNINLASLKSGGELDHEQQVALNVQVRTIFAHSCYKCHSSDKIKGELRLDSKEMVFKGGESGPIFVAGDPANSEIVRRINLPRSHKESMPGKGKALSKEEIELITFWIEQGAPWPDSAKTIFRVAEMKPRMPALPPATNGLRNPVDLWVNNYFKENKITWPKVVDDRTYLRRIFLDITGLLPTPEELTAFSQDTRPDKRAIWVRQLLDQDDAYAMHWLTFWNDALRNDYTGTGYITNGRYNISNWLYTSLEENKPYNQFVKELLNPTEESQGFIKGIQWRGVVNSSQSIEMQAAQNVSQVLLGLNLKCASCHDSFISDWKLADAYAFANIFADSTLEINRCDVPTGEMADTRILWEELGDIDEAASVKEKLKQLADNLVKPEDGRLYRTLVNRIWAQLMGRGIVAPVDAMDNVPWSQDLLDWLASDFVANGYDMKELIYLIATSKAYQLPSVGVEDINDVNAQNFKFTGMLRRRMTAEQFADAVSSTIYQVYPDTALRYNPYEEITDYKENIPFVRASLVENDVFLTALGRPNRENVITGRDTQANLLQALELTNGEKLNEVLRRGAENLVTNVRENDAIIRRVYRKALGREPGREELAVARQALGASPDTAAVQDFLWAVVLLPEFQLIY; via the coding sequence ATGAAGGGAAAAAAGGCTGCTCAGCAAAAGATATATACAATTCTTACAGTTATTCTGGCTTGTAACTTTTTCCCCTTCCTGCTGTCTTCCGGGTTTGCCGAGCCGCTAATATCAGATACTTCATCGGATGGCGGTGTCTTCTGGCTGTGGAAGCTTTTGGGCCGGCTGCATCCGCTGGCGGTCCATTTGCCGGTGACGCTGCTTTGCCTGGCGGCTTTGTTAGAGGTGGTCACGCTCCGGAGATATAATTCAAAGCTCCGTCCGGGTATCAACCTGCTGGTGGTGCTGGGTGCCATCGGTGCCGTTATTTCTGCTGTGCTGGGCTGGATGCTGGCCGGCCAGGAGGATTACGGGGGCGACACACTGGCTATACACCGCTGGACAGGCGTGGCAACGGCTGTGCTGGGCGTTGTGGCGGTGCTGTTCCTGTACGCGGTAGAGAAGAAATCGAGGCAGAGTCTGGTAAAGGTTTACCGAAGCGTGCTGATATTCTCCGCTATTGGGGTTACGGCGGCGGGCCATTACGGCGCTTCCCTGACCCACGGGGAGGTTTACCTGGCCAGCGTCATTCCGTGGAGCGCGGATTATGAGGGGGAGCCGGACATGAGCAGCAACATCAACCTGGCCTCCCTGAAAAGCGGCGGCGAACTGGACCACGAGCAGCAGGTAGCGCTCAACGTGCAGGTCAGGACCATTTTCGCGCACAGTTGCTACAAGTGCCACAGTTCGGATAAGATAAAGGGAGAGCTGCGCCTCGACAGCAAAGAGATGGTTTTCAAAGGCGGTGAGTCGGGCCCTATCTTCGTCGCCGGAGACCCAGCCAACAGCGAGATTGTGCGCCGGATTAACCTGCCGCGCAGCCACAAAGAATCCATGCCCGGCAAAGGCAAGGCCCTGAGCAAAGAGGAAATAGAACTCATCACTTTCTGGATTGAGCAGGGGGCGCCCTGGCCAGACTCCGCCAAGACCATCTTCCGGGTGGCGGAGATGAAGCCCCGGATGCCCGCCCTGCCCCCCGCCACCAACGGGCTCCGGAACCCGGTCGACTTATGGGTGAACAACTATTTCAAGGAAAATAAAATCACCTGGCCCAAAGTGGTGGACGACAGAACTTACCTCAGAAGAATCTTCCTCGATATCACCGGCCTCCTGCCCACACCCGAAGAACTGACCGCTTTTTCGCAGGATACAAGGCCCGACAAACGGGCCATATGGGTAAGGCAACTGCTTGACCAAGATGATGCCTACGCCATGCACTGGCTCACCTTCTGGAACGATGCGCTCCGCAACGACTATACCGGCACCGGCTATATAACGAATGGCCGCTACAACATATCCAATTGGCTGTATACCTCATTGGAGGAAAACAAGCCCTACAACCAGTTTGTGAAAGAACTCCTGAATCCCACGGAGGAGTCCCAGGGCTTTATCAAAGGCATCCAATGGCGCGGCGTCGTCAACTCAAGCCAGTCAATCGAGATGCAGGCCGCACAGAATGTCTCGCAGGTGCTGTTGGGGCTGAACCTCAAATGCGCCTCCTGCCACGACAGCTTCATCAGCGACTGGAAACTGGCGGACGCCTACGCCTTTGCCAACATTTTCGCCGATTCGACGCTGGAGATTAACCGCTGCGATGTCCCCACCGGGGAGATGGCCGACACCAGAATCCTTTGGGAGGAGCTTGGCGACATAGACGAGGCGGCCTCTGTGAAGGAGAAGCTGAAGCAACTGGCCGATAACCTGGTGAAGCCGGAAGACGGGCGCCTGTACCGCACGCTCGTGAACAGGATCTGGGCGCAGCTGATGGGCCGCGGCATCGTTGCCCCGGTGGATGCCATGGACAACGTGCCCTGGAGCCAGGATTTGCTGGATTGGCTGGCTTCTGACTTTGTGGCCAACGGCTATGACATGAAAGAGCTGATCTACCTGATTGCCACTTCCAAAGCATATCAGCTGCCCTCGGTGGGAGTGGAGGATATAAATGATGTCAACGCCCAAAACTTCAAGTTCACGGGCATGCTGCGGCGAAGGATGACGGCCGAGCAGTTTGCCGACGCTGTCAGCAGCACCATATACCAGGTGTATCCGGACACCGCCCTGCGCTACAACCCCTACGAGGAGATAACAGACTATAAGGAGAACATTCCTTTTGTGCGGGCCTCGCTGGTGGAGAACGACGTGTTCCTGACTGCTTTGGGTCGGCCCAACCGGGAGAACGTGATTACCGGAAGGGACACCCAGGCCAACCTGCTGCAGGCGCTGGAACTCACCAACGGCGAGAAGCTGAACGAGGTGCTGCGGCGAGGGGCCGAAAACCTGGTGACGAACGTCAGGGAGAACGACGCCATTATCAGGAGGGTATACCGGAAGGCGCTGGGCCGTGAGCCAGGCCGGGAAGAGCTTGCGGTAGCCAGACAGGCGCTCGGGGCGTCGCCGGACACGGCCGCAGTGCAGGATTTCCTCTGGGCCGTAGTGCTCCTGCCGGAATTCCAGTTAATCTATTGA
- a CDS encoding RagB/SusD family nutrient uptake outer membrane protein, producing the protein MKRILTIGHVALCLLLISCEEEFLHKTDPTQIGAGSFYQDRTQVEQALNGVYGQLQGIVSGQWVFNELPSDNTTVHYNPDDRGQGPAREAFEFMTVNSGTGNIEGLYNSYYNAIFNINNTLARLQDAPIDEAVIGPIEGQLKFIRAYYYFNLVQYFGDVVIITEPLDKPSAAWAYLREPQAKVYELVESDLKDAATLLPERYDAANAGRATKGAALALLGKVYLTKKQYADAVTTLNQVLPLGYALLPSYADVFDPQNKNHAETIFDIQFQGGNDLQEHSNFIYEFAPRLSAGAVTGFPDSRPGGWNTPTKDMIAAFEEGDLRKDVSLQEGYTNESGEWVPVPYINKYNHPHTISGRTDDNWPVIRYSDVLLMLAEAQAQQGNTAEAATYLNMVRNRAGLPDYSGSDLLGAIYHERRVELAFENHRWFDLKRTMTPEEMAQFLSAYTAREKADPTVGRGGIPYANNDYIFEPYEALYPIPNRQILINGKLTQNPGY; encoded by the coding sequence ATGAAACGTATACTAACGATAGGCCATGTGGCTCTTTGTCTCCTTCTTATCTCCTGCGAGGAGGAATTTCTGCACAAAACAGACCCCACCCAGATAGGGGCAGGCAGCTTTTACCAAGACCGGACCCAGGTAGAGCAGGCGCTGAACGGCGTTTACGGGCAGTTGCAGGGGATTGTGAGCGGCCAGTGGGTTTTCAACGAGCTGCCTTCCGACAACACCACCGTCCACTACAATCCGGACGACCGGGGCCAGGGGCCAGCGCGGGAGGCCTTTGAGTTTATGACCGTGAACTCCGGCACCGGGAACATTGAGGGGCTGTACAACAGCTATTACAACGCGATCTTCAATATAAACAACACGCTGGCCCGGCTGCAGGACGCCCCCATCGACGAGGCGGTAATAGGCCCCATTGAAGGGCAGCTGAAGTTTATCAGGGCGTACTACTACTTTAACCTGGTGCAGTATTTCGGTGATGTCGTCATCATCACGGAGCCGCTGGACAAGCCTTCGGCAGCCTGGGCGTATCTGCGGGAGCCGCAGGCGAAGGTATATGAGTTAGTGGAGAGCGACCTGAAGGACGCCGCCACGCTGCTCCCCGAGCGCTATGACGCCGCAAATGCGGGGCGGGCCACGAAAGGCGCCGCGCTGGCTCTGTTGGGCAAGGTGTACCTCACCAAGAAACAGTACGCGGACGCGGTTACGACCCTGAACCAGGTTCTCCCGCTGGGGTATGCCCTGCTACCGTCTTATGCCGATGTCTTTGACCCTCAGAACAAGAACCACGCTGAGACCATCTTTGACATCCAGTTCCAGGGCGGTAACGATCTGCAGGAGCACAGCAACTTTATATATGAATTCGCCCCGAGGCTTTCCGCCGGAGCCGTCACGGGTTTCCCGGACAGCAGGCCGGGCGGCTGGAACACGCCTACCAAGGATATGATCGCCGCTTTTGAAGAAGGGGACCTGCGCAAAGACGTGTCGCTGCAGGAGGGCTATACCAACGAGAGCGGCGAGTGGGTGCCGGTGCCCTACATCAACAAGTACAACCACCCGCACACGATTTCCGGCCGCACGGATGATAACTGGCCAGTAATAAGGTATTCAGATGTGCTGCTGATGCTGGCGGAGGCGCAGGCCCAGCAGGGTAATACAGCCGAGGCGGCCACTTACCTGAACATGGTGCGCAACCGCGCCGGCCTGCCCGACTATTCGGGAAGCGACCTGCTGGGGGCCATATACCACGAGAGGAGGGTGGAGCTGGCGTTTGAGAACCACCGGTGGTTTGACCTGAAACGGACGATGACGCCCGAGGAGATGGCACAGTTCCTCAGCGCCTACACCGCCAGGGAAAAGGCGGATCCGACGGTGGGCAGGGGCGGCATCCCGTATGCGAACAACGACTATATCTTTGAGCCTTATGAAGCCCTGTACCCCATCCCCAACAGGCAGATACTGATTAACGGGAAACTCACCCAAAACCCGGGATATTAG
- a CDS encoding SusC/RagA family TonB-linked outer membrane protein: protein MKHYLLKKMRCILMLHLVLLSAVGAWGQGTLITGKVTDEKGVPLPGVTVLLKGTSNGAATDGTGSFSLNAPGGDGTLVVSYIGFQTQEVPIGNRSSVNVTLATDTEALEEVVVVGYGTQRKRDITSAVSNINVEDVGEVPASNVTQLIQGQAPGVVVKQNNGSPGSEFEVKIRGIGSLGAGSSPLYVIDGFPVGTSVGQNLNPNDIESISVLKDAASTAIYGARGSNGVIIITTKHAKEGEVNVNVTANYGVQNIPDSRKVDMLNGVEFAQFKKDVFMDKIRYFENREPSIEEVPLDFRYPEQTKYSTNWFEEILNQNAAVQNYNVTLSEGSGPIHSLISADYFNQEGALIKTNYDRFSLRANLGGKLNDFITMGWNINGSYSRQNLTNPNGRDALIGSALIMDPREPVYNEDGTYNSYIGGKDGVFGWPNPVQSLNEIIRNRNIGDVLTNGFVEVSFLKHFKFKSAVNARVVFDDYKEFVPSTIAGTNAPPPRQARGYESAFQTLNVSADQLLTYNNDFGVHHLDAMVGYTAQEETTKGLSGSGNNYPDDFVPFLNAAILKSSGSTEYGWSTLAYLSRVNYSFKDKYLLSASFNREGSSRFGVKNKWGNFPAASVAWRISEEPFIPKYAWLEDLKVRGSWGMTGNNNIGNYSSLSYMNTVNYILGNNIANGKVISSFANAELGWEKSQQLDIGLDLATFNNKLVFTVEYYRKITNDMLLPIQIPSISGFTTSLSNIGKVRNKGFEFAADYRTAINAFNFRTNFNISFNRNKVLELRGENDEIWNGGMYDMMSVSKVGHPIGMIYGFEVMGIFNNQAEIDAAPAQDGAIPGVYRYRDGNGDGRVSYDQQDMVEIGNPHPDFNWGWTVGGDYKRFDFNVLFLGAQGYDVFAQIEKSTMNLDGVFNILTESKDRWRSEQNPGAGKLGTTNTWIYSRESNSRYVYDASHMWVKNITIGYTLPTLNTFVKSARIYFNADNLFLISNYPGNNPDVNALGGIRPGYDDVTYPIARTFSFGANLNF, encoded by the coding sequence ATGAAGCACTATTTACTGAAAAAGATGAGGTGCATTCTCATGCTCCATCTGGTCCTGCTGTCAGCTGTGGGGGCATGGGGGCAGGGCACTTTAATTACGGGAAAAGTAACGGATGAGAAAGGAGTGCCGCTGCCCGGCGTTACGGTGCTGCTGAAGGGGACTTCGAACGGTGCGGCCACAGACGGCACCGGCAGTTTCTCCCTCAATGCGCCGGGCGGCGACGGCACGCTGGTCGTCTCCTATATAGGCTTCCAAACGCAGGAAGTGCCCATCGGCAACAGAAGCTCCGTGAACGTGACGCTGGCCACCGACACGGAGGCACTGGAGGAAGTGGTGGTGGTGGGGTATGGCACGCAGCGGAAACGGGACATCACTTCTGCCGTGTCCAACATCAACGTGGAAGACGTGGGCGAGGTGCCCGCCTCAAACGTTACCCAGCTGATTCAGGGGCAGGCCCCCGGGGTCGTGGTAAAACAGAACAACGGCTCGCCCGGAAGTGAGTTCGAGGTGAAAATTCGGGGTATCGGTTCGTTGGGAGCCGGCAGCTCCCCGCTTTATGTGATCGACGGCTTTCCGGTGGGCACCTCCGTGGGGCAGAACCTGAACCCGAACGACATTGAGAGCATCTCGGTGCTGAAAGACGCGGCCTCCACGGCCATATATGGCGCGAGGGGCTCAAACGGGGTGATCATCATCACCACCAAGCACGCCAAGGAAGGGGAGGTGAATGTAAACGTCACCGCCAATTACGGCGTGCAGAACATCCCCGACTCCAGAAAGGTGGACATGCTGAACGGGGTGGAGTTTGCCCAGTTCAAGAAGGACGTCTTCATGGACAAGATCCGCTATTTCGAGAACAGGGAGCCAAGCATAGAGGAGGTGCCGCTCGATTTCCGCTATCCGGAGCAGACCAAATACTCCACCAACTGGTTCGAGGAGATCCTCAATCAGAATGCGGCGGTCCAGAACTACAACGTCACGCTTTCGGAGGGCAGTGGCCCCATCCACTCCCTGATTTCTGCGGACTACTTCAACCAGGAGGGGGCCCTGATCAAGACCAACTATGACCGCTTCTCGCTTCGGGCCAACCTGGGAGGAAAGCTGAACGACTTCATCACGATGGGATGGAACATCAACGGTTCCTACTCCAGGCAGAACCTCACCAACCCCAACGGGCGCGACGCCCTCATCGGCTCGGCGCTGATTATGGACCCCCGGGAGCCGGTATATAACGAGGACGGCACCTATAACAGCTATATAGGCGGGAAAGACGGTGTGTTCGGGTGGCCTAACCCGGTGCAGAGCCTGAACGAGATCATCCGGAACAGGAACATCGGCGATGTGCTGACCAACGGCTTCGTTGAGGTCTCTTTCCTGAAGCATTTTAAATTCAAGTCGGCCGTCAACGCGCGGGTTGTCTTTGACGACTACAAAGAGTTCGTACCGTCCACGATTGCGGGAACCAACGCCCCACCGCCGAGGCAGGCGCGCGGGTACGAGAGCGCTTTCCAGACGCTGAACGTTTCGGCCGACCAGCTGCTTACCTACAACAACGACTTCGGGGTGCATCACCTCGACGCCATGGTCGGGTACACGGCCCAGGAGGAGACCACAAAAGGGCTTTCGGGCTCCGGAAACAACTACCCCGACGACTTTGTCCCCTTTCTCAATGCGGCCATCCTGAAGTCTTCCGGCTCCACGGAATATGGCTGGAGCACACTGGCCTACCTCAGCCGCGTAAACTATTCCTTCAAAGACAAATATCTGCTGTCGGCCTCTTTCAACCGCGAAGGCAGCTCCCGGTTCGGCGTCAAGAACAAGTGGGGGAATTTCCCGGCGGCGTCCGTTGCCTGGCGCATATCAGAGGAGCCGTTCATCCCGAAGTACGCCTGGCTGGAGGACCTGAAGGTGAGGGGAAGCTGGGGCATGACCGGCAACAACAACATCGGAAACTACTCCAGCCTGTCCTATATGAACACCGTCAATTATATACTGGGCAACAACATCGCGAACGGCAAGGTGATCAGCTCGTTTGCCAACGCCGAGCTCGGCTGGGAGAAATCGCAGCAGCTGGACATCGGGCTGGACCTGGCGACCTTCAACAACAAGCTGGTCTTTACCGTGGAGTACTACAGAAAGATCACGAACGACATGCTGCTGCCCATCCAGATACCCTCCATCTCCGGGTTCACCACCAGCCTGTCGAACATCGGGAAAGTCCGCAACAAAGGCTTTGAGTTCGCCGCCGACTACCGCACGGCCATCAATGCCTTTAACTTCCGCACCAACTTCAACATATCCTTCAACCGGAACAAAGTGCTGGAGCTGCGCGGGGAGAACGACGAGATCTGGAACGGGGGCATGTACGATATGATGAGCGTCTCGAAGGTCGGCCACCCCATCGGGATGATATATGGCTTTGAGGTGATGGGCATATTCAACAACCAGGCGGAGATTGATGCCGCGCCCGCCCAGGACGGCGCCATCCCCGGCGTTTACAGGTATAGGGATGGCAACGGAGACGGCAGAGTGTCTTACGACCAGCAGGACATGGTGGAGATAGGCAACCCGCACCCGGATTTCAACTGGGGCTGGACCGTTGGCGGCGACTACAAGCGCTTCGATTTCAACGTGCTGTTCCTCGGTGCCCAGGGGTACGACGTGTTTGCCCAGATCGAGAAATCCACGATGAACCTGGACGGCGTGTTTAACATCCTGACCGAGAGCAAAGACAGGTGGCGATCGGAGCAGAATCCCGGGGCAGGAAAACTGGGCACCACCAACACATGGATATACTCCCGCGAGAGCAACTCCCGCTACGTGTACGACGCGAGCCATATGTGGGTGAAAAACATCACCATCGGCTACACGCTCCCCACCCTGAACACCTTTGTCAAGAGCGCCAGGATTTATTTCAATGCGGACAACCTGTTCCTGATCTCCAACTATCCGGGCAACAACCCGGACGTCAACGCGCTGGGAGGCATCCGGCCGGGGTATGATGACGTGACCTACCCCATCGCCAGGACATTCTCGTTTGGTGCCAACTTAAACTTTTAA